One region of uncultured Sulfurimonas sp. genomic DNA includes:
- the trmA gene encoding tRNA (uridine(54)-C5)-methyltransferase TrmA, producing MNCKYFGECGACRVYEDGYEGQLSDKLELNKSRFEAFYTKNISVFKSQDAHYRSRSEFKIWHLGDEIHYGMNHLQHKGVVLVDDCPQVNEHIYVLMPKLLVAIKEKDIGFKLFGADFLSSVSGEIVVSLIYHRKLDEEWQEKTKEIAKELGIYIIGRSRKQKLIVGQDYITEELNVDNETYRFKYIENSFTQPNSKVNEQMISWALKSFYDCDGDLLELYCGAGNFTIAFAKKFNKVLATEISKPSINAAKENMKLNNVENIEFVRMSVEEFVLALDSKKEFRRMKEIDIDAYNINTIFVDPPRSGMDEASCKFASRYDNILYISCNPETLVRDLEILSQTHDVIDMALFDQFPYTHHVEMGVKLSKKR from the coding sequence ATGAACTGTAAATATTTTGGAGAGTGTGGTGCTTGTCGTGTTTATGAAGATGGATATGAGGGACAATTAAGTGATAAGCTAGAGTTAAACAAAAGTAGATTTGAAGCATTTTATACAAAAAATATAAGTGTTTTTAAATCTCAAGATGCGCATTACCGCTCAAGAAGTGAGTTTAAAATATGGCATCTTGGAGATGAAATCCACTATGGTATGAATCATCTTCAACATAAAGGTGTAGTTTTAGTTGATGATTGTCCTCAAGTAAACGAACATATTTATGTTTTAATGCCAAAACTTTTAGTGGCTATAAAAGAAAAAGATATTGGATTTAAACTTTTTGGTGCAGATTTTTTGAGCTCAGTTAGTGGTGAAATTGTGGTTTCTTTGATTTATCATAGAAAATTAGATGAAGAATGGCAAGAAAAAACTAAAGAGATAGCTAAAGAACTTGGCATCTATATTATAGGTAGAAGTCGTAAACAAAAACTTATAGTGGGACAAGACTACATCACTGAAGAGTTAAATGTTGATAATGAAACATATAGATTTAAATATATTGAAAATAGCTTCACTCAACCAAATTCTAAAGTAAATGAGCAGATGATATCTTGGGCATTAAAGAGTTTTTACGATTGTGATGGAGATTTATTAGAGCTTTATTGTGGTGCTGGAAATTTTACAATTGCATTTGCAAAAAAATTCAATAAAGTCCTAGCTACAGAAATTTCTAAACCCTCTATAAATGCGGCAAAAGAAAATATGAAACTCAATAATGTTGAAAATATAGAGTTTGTTCGTATGAGCGTTGAAGAATTTGTTTTAGCACTTGATTCAAAAAAAGAGTTTCGTCGTATGAAAGAAATAGATATAGATGCATATAACATAAATACAATTTTTGTAGATCCACCAAGAAGTGGTATGGATGAAGCATCTTGTAAGTTTGCATCTAGATATGATAATATTTTGTATATTTCATGCAATCCTGAAACTCTTGTAAGGGATTTGGAAATTTTAAGTCAAACTCACGATGTAATAGATATGGCTCTTTTTGATCAATTTCCATATACACATCATGTCGAAATGGGTGTTAAACTAAGTAAAAAAAGATAG
- a CDS encoding flagellar motor protein MotB, whose product MAKQKCPDCEECLPAWLAAFGDLMSLLLCFFVLLLSMSSMDAKKISEAIGSLSGAMSVLEGGTKTEISKRRIQESTPIEAQDETTEAVNRITQAAIDANEMIEKGHGPAISVEEAQEGFVIELPASLLFKSGSATIENEDALLFLKRVALIVEELPNTMQVSVQGHTDNQNPGKNSVFKDNWELSSARAISVLQELLLDGVDPKRISAAGFAEYKPLATNVTKTGREKNRRVELHFYGSKADQEAKVKRSVLDKATSK is encoded by the coding sequence ATGGCTAAGCAAAAATGTCCTGATTGTGAAGAGTGTCTCCCTGCTTGGTTGGCTGCTTTTGGTGACTTAATGTCCCTTCTTTTGTGTTTTTTCGTTCTTCTTCTTTCTATGTCAAGTATGGATGCTAAAAAGATTTCTGAAGCTATTGGTTCACTCTCTGGTGCTATGAGTGTTTTAGAAGGCGGAACAAAGACAGAGATATCAAAGCGACGTATTCAAGAATCTACGCCTATAGAGGCTCAAGATGAAACAACCGAAGCCGTAAACAGAATTACTCAAGCTGCCATAGATGCAAATGAGATGATAGAAAAAGGTCATGGTCCTGCTATTTCGGTTGAAGAGGCTCAAGAGGGTTTTGTTATAGAACTTCCCGCATCTCTGCTTTTTAAATCAGGAAGTGCAACTATAGAAAATGAAGATGCTTTGTTGTTCTTAAAGCGTGTTGCACTTATAGTAGAAGAGTTACCAAACACTATGCAAGTTAGCGTCCAAGGTCATACTGACAATCAAAATCCTGGAAAAAATAGTGTTTTTAAAGACAACTGGGAACTCTCTTCTGCAAGAGCAATCTCAGTACTTCAAGAGCTTTTACTTGATGGTGTAGATCCAAAAAGAATAAGTGCAGCTGGATTTGCTGAGTATAAACCTTTGGCAACAAATGTTACAAAAACAGGACGTGAAAAAAACCGTAGAGTTGAGCTTCATTTTTATGGTAGCAAAGCAGATCAAGAAGCAAAAGTAAAACGATCAGTTTTAGATAAGGCAACAAGTAAATAA
- the fliP gene encoding flagellar type III secretion system pore protein FliP (The bacterial flagellar biogenesis protein FliP forms a type III secretion system (T3SS)-type pore required for flagellar assembly.) gives MLRFAIVFFAFASILGAEAVTIPTMNFNLAAPDTPQQLVSSLNVLVALTLLFLAPSMILVMTTFTRFVIVFGFLRQALGTQQVPPTQLLVMLAMILTFFVMEPIGQQSYDNGIKPYIEEKIGYEEAFDKTALPFKNFMVRNTREKDLALFFRIRKMENPATIADVPLSVIIPAFVISELKTAFEIGFLLFLPFLVIDMVVASILMSMGMMMLPPVMISLPFKILVFVLIDGWNLLIGNLIATIK, from the coding sequence ATGTTAAGATTTGCAATCGTGTTTTTTGCTTTTGCTTCCATTTTAGGTGCAGAAGCTGTAACTATACCTACTATGAACTTTAATCTTGCAGCACCAGATACCCCTCAGCAATTAGTAAGTTCTCTTAATGTTTTAGTCGCTCTAACTCTTCTTTTTTTAGCTCCGAGTATGATACTCGTTATGACAACTTTTACTCGTTTTGTTATAGTCTTTGGTTTTTTAAGACAAGCCTTAGGAACACAGCAAGTCCCACCTACACAACTTCTTGTAATGCTTGCAATGATACTTACATTTTTTGTTATGGAACCAATAGGACAACAATCTTATGATAATGGAATTAAACCATATATAGAAGAAAAAATAGGTTATGAGGAGGCTTTTGATAAAACTGCACTTCCTTTTAAAAACTTTATGGTTAGAAATACTAGAGAAAAAGATTTAGCACTTTTTTTTAGAATAAGAAAGATGGAAAATCCAGCAACAATAGCTGATGTCCCACTCTCGGTTATAATTCCAGCTTTTGTAATAAGTGAGTTAAAAACTGCTTTTGAGATAGGGTTTTTATTGTTTTTACCATTTTTAGTTATTGATATGGTTGTTGCATCTATACTTATGTCTATGGGTATGATGATGCTCCCACCTGTTATGATTTCTCTGCCTTTTAAGATACTTGTATTTGTTTTGATTGATGGATGGAACTTACTCATTGGTAATCTAATAGCAACGATAAAATAG
- a CDS encoding glycosyltransferase family 9 protein has protein sequence MNVDTMRNIDHYAGVPLTFLGTIIKKTVDFFTPPPSIKPKNVLLIELSEMGSAIIVDPAMRKLKQNIEGELFFVIFSKNKVSLQLLETVKEENIFTIDESSIINLAKSAIEFLKWCRINEIDSVIDLELFSRFTALLTVASGAVNRVGFHAFHNEGLYRGDFLTKKVAYNAHQHIAKNFISLVDALLSEKEELPFTKRVIPDDEIVIAKAVISEEEQKDVLRVISDMYEGFDKEKNHVILVNSNASDLLPQRRWDKENYGDVIKLILDYNADAIILLTGAPAEKEGAQMLCNYVNSKRCINFAGAIKFLQLPTLYSISKFMLTNDSGPAHFASITDMHTFVLFGPETPALYGSLGPTTPIYAGMACSPCVSASNHRKTPCTDNQCIQIITPEWVFNTLKPKLNDLSK, from the coding sequence ATGAATGTAGATACAATGAGAAACATAGACCACTACGCTGGTGTACCACTTACATTTTTAGGTACTATTATTAAAAAAACTGTTGATTTTTTTACTCCGCCTCCAAGTATAAAACCAAAAAATGTACTTCTTATAGAACTCTCAGAAATGGGAAGTGCCATCATAGTTGATCCGGCTATGAGAAAACTAAAACAAAACATCGAAGGCGAACTATTTTTTGTTATATTTTCTAAAAATAAGGTAAGTTTGCAACTTCTTGAGACTGTAAAAGAGGAAAATATATTTACAATTGATGAGAGTTCTATTATCAATCTTGCTAAAAGTGCTATAGAGTTTTTAAAATGGTGTCGCATAAATGAGATAGATTCTGTTATAGATTTAGAACTATTTTCTCGTTTTACTGCACTCTTAACAGTAGCTAGTGGGGCTGTTAATCGTGTAGGTTTTCATGCATTTCATAATGAAGGTTTATATAGAGGTGACTTCTTAACTAAAAAAGTAGCTTACAACGCACATCAACATATAGCGAAGAATTTTATCTCTTTAGTAGATGCCCTTTTAAGTGAAAAAGAAGAGTTACCATTTACAAAAAGAGTCATTCCAGATGATGAGATTGTAATTGCAAAAGCTGTTATAAGCGAAGAAGAGCAAAAAGACGTTTTAAGAGTAATCTCGGATATGTACGAAGGCTTTGATAAAGAGAAAAATCATGTTATTTTAGTTAATTCAAATGCATCTGATCTGCTTCCTCAAAGAAGATGGGACAAAGAAAATTATGGTGATGTTATTAAACTTATCTTAGATTACAATGCAGATGCAATCATTCTCTTAACTGGCGCTCCTGCTGAAAAAGAAGGTGCACAGATGCTTTGTAACTACGTTAATAGTAAGAGATGCATTAACTTTGCAGGTGCCATTAAATTTTTACAACTCCCTACTCTTTATAGTATAAGTAAATTTATGCTTACAAATGACTCTGGACCTGCTCACTTTGCATCTATTACAGATATGCATACTTTTGTTCTTTTTGGACCTGAAACTCCTGCACTTTATGGCTCACTTGGTCCAACTACTCCTATATATGCTGGTATGGCTTGTAGCCCTTGTGTTAGTGCATCTAACCATAGAAAAACACCATGTACAGACAATCAATGTATCCAGATAATAACTCCTGAGTGGGTATTTAACACACTTAAACCAAAGCTTAATGATCTTAGTAAATAA
- a CDS encoding motility protein A — translation MDLGTVVGIVLILALLLGAMSMGVGVGAYIDIPSVLIVVGGSIGALMISFKPSQMKAFAKVFMIAIKPTVEDEAELIKKLVDFATKARKDGILALESEVNAEPNEFLKKGLSMAIDGSEPDTIRELLEIDMEQTSTRHKVHGSIFNNWAGLAGAMGMVGTLIGLVAMLLNMADPSAIGPSMAVALLTTMYGAIIGNVVGTPIYNILTIRNDEETLVKEMILSGIMSIQSGDAPRVLEAKLLAYLAPKDRVSQFD, via the coding sequence ATGGATTTAGGTACGGTTGTTGGTATAGTTCTGATCTTAGCTCTTCTTCTTGGTGCTATGTCAATGGGTGTTGGTGTTGGTGCATATATAGATATTCCATCTGTTTTAATTGTTGTTGGTGGTAGTATTGGTGCATTGATGATATCTTTTAAACCATCACAAATGAAGGCTTTTGCAAAAGTTTTTATGATTGCTATTAAGCCTACTGTTGAAGATGAAGCAGAGCTTATTAAGAAGCTAGTTGATTTTGCTACAAAGGCTAGAAAAGATGGCATTTTAGCTCTTGAGAGTGAAGTTAACGCTGAACCAAATGAGTTTTTGAAAAAAGGTCTCTCTATGGCTATTGATGGTAGTGAGCCCGATACTATTAGAGAACTTTTAGAGATAGATATGGAACAAACAAGCACTCGTCATAAAGTACATGGTTCTATATTTAATAACTGGGCAGGTCTTGCTGGAGCTATGGGAATGGTTGGTACTCTTATTGGTCTAGTTGCGATGCTTTTAAATATGGCAGATCCATCAGCTATTGGTCCATCAATGGCAGTTGCTTTACTTACAACTATGTATGGAGCGATTATTGGAAATGTTGTTGGTACTCCGATATACAATATTTTAACAATTAGAAATGATGAAGAGACTTTAGTAAAAGAGATGATTTTATCTGGAATTATGTCTATCCAATCTGGAGATGCCCCTAGGGTTCTTGAAGCAAAACTTTTGGCTTATTTAGCTCCTAAAGATCGTGTGAGTCAATTTGACTAA
- a CDS encoding glycosyltransferase family 39 protein: MLEHLYKQPKKNAYIIILCLAIFSAVYNAFLPLHGDEAYYWMWSHHLQTGYYDHPPFIAYMIYITNFISQAEWGVRLVNVFSMSISAIYIFKLTSLMFDEKTALKAVLIFSSIILVHAGFIITTPDSPLILFSSIALYYSYRAIFFGKTIDYALTGITLGLMMLSKYTAILFVFILLVFIVLKRREIFLKANFYLAIFLAFVVVSPMLWWNYQNDWISFSFQLGHGTTDSFKIYLHLLTDFVAGQFGIFSPIFAGVLFYFLAKDKLYYKDDKLFFLALSTVVIILFFTYKSLYTRMALNYSAPAYISGAILTAYIFEHYKLVKTFKVGLIIAIIFTILGRFGFLFFLEVVQERMHGNKEAVELLQTHAKDGDSFYGDHLTMAAYLKYYLKEHPDTDIAPKSRFSQYDMWREKEYLKDGLVLTRDPELQRLEALYSDVKLVDTYTTKKGIDKTKTLYIYRVSNAK, from the coding sequence ATGCTAGAACATCTATACAAACAACCCAAAAAAAATGCCTATATTATCATTTTATGTTTAGCTATTTTTTCTGCAGTTTACAACGCTTTTTTACCTCTTCATGGGGATGAAGCTTACTATTGGATGTGGAGTCATCATCTACAAACTGGTTACTATGATCATCCACCTTTTATAGCTTATATGATTTATATTACAAACTTTATATCTCAAGCTGAGTGGGGAGTTAGACTTGTAAATGTCTTTTCTATGAGCATCTCAGCTATATATATTTTTAAACTTACATCTCTTATGTTTGATGAAAAAACTGCTCTAAAAGCTGTACTAATTTTCTCAAGCATTATCTTAGTTCACGCTGGCTTTATTATCACAACACCAGATTCTCCACTTATTTTATTCTCTTCTATTGCGCTTTATTACTCTTATAGAGCTATATTTTTTGGTAAAACTATAGATTATGCACTTACAGGAATTACGCTTGGTTTAATGATGCTAAGTAAATATACAGCTATTTTATTTGTATTTATACTATTAGTTTTTATAGTTTTAAAAAGAAGAGAGATATTTTTAAAAGCAAACTTTTACTTGGCAATTTTTTTAGCTTTTGTAGTGGTGTCTCCGATGCTTTGGTGGAACTATCAAAACGATTGGATAAGCTTTTCTTTTCAACTAGGTCATGGAACTACTGATAGCTTTAAAATATATTTGCATCTTTTAACTGACTTTGTAGCTGGTCAATTTGGAATATTTTCTCCTATATTTGCGGGCGTATTATTTTACTTTTTAGCAAAAGATAAACTCTACTACAAAGATGACAAGCTTTTTTTCTTAGCACTTAGTACAGTTGTTATTATTCTTTTTTTTACATATAAAAGTTTATATACAAGAATGGCTCTAAACTACAGTGCTCCAGCCTACATTTCTGGTGCCATTTTAACTGCTTATATTTTTGAGCACTACAAACTTGTAAAGACCTTTAAAGTCGGTCTTATTATCGCCATAATCTTTACAATCTTAGGTCGATTTGGATTTTTATTTTTCCTAGAAGTAGTTCAAGAGAGGATGCATGGAAATAAAGAAGCTGTTGAACTTCTACAAACTCACGCTAAAGATGGTGATAGTTTTTATGGAGATCATTTAACAATGGCTGCATATTTGAAGTACTATTTAAAAGAGCATCCAGATACAGACATAGCTCCAAAAAGCAGATTTTCACAATACGATATGTGGAGAGAAAAAGAGTATTTAAAAGATGGTTTAGTTCTCACTAGAGATCCTGAACTTCAAAGATTAGAAGCTTTATATAGTGATGTAAAACTTGTAGATACATACACAACAAAAAAAGGGATTGATAAAACAAAAACCCTATATATCTATAGAGTAAGCAATGCCAAATAA
- the recQ gene encoding DNA helicase RecQ produces the protein MSKTRILKTIFGHDGFRESQEEAIDAILDSRDLITILPTGGGKSLCYQLPSLMMDGVTIVISPLIALMQDQVYALQNNDIQAEMINSSQDFNDVQEIISRLLNNEIKLLYIAPERLSANGFIELLQKVKINFFVIDEAHCVSEWGHEFRADYRNLSKLKEIFPDVSIAAFTATATHKVQEDIVKTLNLSNPIQLRGKTFRNNLTISSEQRLGNGRVQLLNFLAKHSGNCGIIYAFSKKDVEAIAGFLKTKNFKVGAYHAGLPNSLRDKVYKDFVYENIDIVVATIAFGMGIDKSNIRFVVHMSMPKTIENYYQEIGRAGRDGLEAQTLLLYTKSDDVKMRSFIEDVQNLEYKELLYNKLRKMYSYSNSSECRHKLVAKYFNDEIDSCSDICDNCRRGEVQKVDITQESQKLLSCLYRCEQKFGMIHLIDVLRGSRGQKILQFNHDKLSVYGIGGDISKEVWNAVADRLFELDAIEIGEHRAIKLKKFGVSILQKKSLVEIDKHKMNIKTKLSKKERLTPIDDVVFERFRLLRSELASKNNVPAYIIFSDKTLLEFTQKLPQTKDEMLDVNGVGEVKYERYGEDFLALCKELK, from the coding sequence ATGAGTAAAACCAGAATACTTAAAACTATATTTGGACATGATGGTTTTCGTGAGTCTCAAGAAGAAGCTATAGATGCTATTTTAGATTCAAGAGATTTGATAACTATTCTTCCAACAGGTGGTGGTAAATCTCTTTGTTATCAGTTACCATCTTTAATGATGGATGGAGTAACCATAGTTATATCTCCTTTAATTGCTTTGATGCAAGATCAAGTATACGCTCTTCAAAATAATGATATTCAAGCGGAGATGATTAATTCATCTCAGGATTTCAATGATGTTCAAGAGATAATATCAAGACTTTTAAATAATGAAATCAAACTTTTATATATAGCTCCTGAGAGGCTTAGTGCAAATGGTTTTATAGAACTTTTACAAAAAGTTAAAATAAATTTTTTTGTTATAGATGAAGCTCATTGTGTAAGTGAATGGGGACATGAGTTTAGAGCTGATTATCGAAACCTCTCAAAATTAAAAGAGATATTTCCTGATGTTAGCATCGCTGCTTTTACGGCTACAGCAACACATAAAGTCCAAGAAGATATAGTTAAGACTCTAAATTTATCAAACCCTATACAGCTTCGTGGAAAAACTTTTAGAAATAATCTTACTATATCATCAGAACAAAGATTGGGAAATGGAAGAGTACAATTACTCAATTTTTTAGCCAAACATAGCGGTAATTGTGGAATTATTTACGCTTTTAGTAAAAAAGACGTAGAAGCTATAGCAGGATTTTTAAAAACAAAGAATTTTAAAGTAGGTGCTTATCACGCAGGACTTCCAAATAGTTTAAGAGATAAAGTATATAAAGATTTTGTATATGAAAATATAGATATTGTAGTTGCAACTATAGCTTTTGGTATGGGGATTGATAAGAGCAATATTCGTTTTGTGGTTCATATGAGTATGCCAAAAACTATAGAAAATTATTATCAAGAGATAGGTCGTGCAGGACGTGATGGGCTAGAAGCTCAAACTTTGCTTTTATATACTAAAAGCGATGATGTCAAAATGAGATCATTTATAGAAGATGTGCAAAACTTAGAATACAAAGAACTACTCTATAACAAACTTCGCAAAATGTATAGTTATTCAAATTCTAGTGAGTGTAGGCATAAATTAGTTGCAAAATATTTTAATGATGAGATAGATTCTTGTAGTGATATTTGTGACAATTGTAGACGTGGAGAGGTTCAAAAAGTTGATATTACACAGGAGTCTCAAAAATTACTTTCATGTTTATATAGATGCGAACAAAAATTTGGAATGATACACTTAATAGATGTTTTAAGAGGTTCACGTGGACAAAAAATATTACAATTCAATCATGATAAACTCTCAGTTTATGGGATTGGAGGGGATATTTCCAAAGAAGTTTGGAATGCAGTAGCCGATAGATTGTTTGAGTTAGATGCTATAGAGATAGGAGAACATAGAGCGATAAAACTAAAGAAATTTGGAGTTAGTATCTTACAAAAAAAATCTCTTGTAGAGATAGATAAACATAAAATGAATATAAAAACTAAGCTGTCTAAAAAAGAGAGATTAACTCCTATTGATGATGTTGTTTTTGAGAGATTTAGGCTTTTAAGATCAGAATTGGCTTCAAAGAACAATGTCCCTGCATATATAATTTTTTCAGATAAAACACTTTTGGAATTTACTCAAAAACTCCCACAAACAAAAGATGAGATGCTTGATGTAAATGGAGTTGGAGAAGTTAAATACGAAAGATATGGAGAAGATTTTTTAGCATTATGTAAAGAGCTAAAATAA
- a CDS encoding lysylphosphatidylglycerol synthase transmembrane domain-containing protein yields the protein MKNTIKLIITIIMFYFLFQYVDFENLIAILAKSHGGTILIALLFQLGSTYVAAYRWRLIMKLLIFDEKVSYYVKSYFKASFFNQVLPSSIGGDAVRIIDLTQKGYGKKDAFYGVFVDRIVGLVGLLVLNLLATIIFFGTFDKEFSLLIIIITVGGISGFTLLFHLEKITFLAKYKGLDLFHRLAKRLNKLYADRTILYKHIAISVGVHLLTVLSLYALALSIDFHLSFQIFLIAIPPVFLLTIVPISLAGWGIREGAMVGIFMLVGADETKVLAMSILYGLLLIIASTPGAYFWVKSKRAT from the coding sequence ATGAAAAATACTATAAAATTAATTATAACTATTATTATGTTTTATTTTCTATTTCAGTATGTAGATTTTGAAAATCTTATAGCCATACTTGCAAAAAGTCATGGTGGGACAATCTTAATTGCCCTACTTTTTCAACTTGGAAGTACTTATGTAGCTGCATATAGATGGCGACTCATTATGAAGTTGTTAATTTTCGATGAAAAAGTTTCATACTATGTCAAGAGCTACTTTAAAGCATCCTTTTTTAATCAAGTACTGCCTAGTAGTATTGGTGGGGATGCTGTTCGGATTATAGACTTAACTCAAAAGGGATACGGGAAAAAAGATGCTTTTTATGGTGTTTTTGTAGATAGAATTGTAGGACTTGTTGGTCTTTTAGTTTTAAATCTTCTTGCCACAATCATCTTCTTTGGAACTTTTGATAAAGAATTTTCACTATTAATCATAATTATAACAGTAGGTGGCATTAGCGGTTTTACTCTTTTGTTTCATCTTGAAAAAATTACTTTTTTAGCAAAATACAAAGGCTTAGACCTTTTTCACAGACTAGCTAAAAGATTAAACAAACTATATGCCGATAGAACTATTTTATATAAACATATAGCTATCTCAGTGGGTGTGCATCTACTTACTGTTTTATCTCTTTATGCTCTTGCTCTTAGCATAGATTTTCACTTGTCGTTTCAGATATTTCTTATAGCTATACCGCCTGTATTTTTACTTACTATTGTTCCCATATCACTTGCTGGCTGGGGAATACGTGAAGGTGCTATGGTCGGTATATTTATGTTAGTTGGAGCAGATGAGACTAAAGTTTTAGCTATGAGTATTTTATATGGATTACTTCTTATTATAGCTTCTACTCCTGGTGCTTACTTCTGGGTAAAGAGCAAACGTGCAACTTAA
- a CDS encoding glycosyltransferase family 39 protein — MILVNNPHKNFLYFISFVALLRLALAPFVGLGVDEAHYVLYALNLDLSYFDHPPLVGWVQYIFTSIFGTNEFGARVAAIIIGFVTSIFIYKLIYDINKNTNEAFIAVLALHASFLFNALFLMLMPDTLLFLLILPIIFTVIKIEQNNTLSSWLVLGILLGLAGLAKYTAILFIAPIIIYIIIKKRYELFYTPKIIPSIIIAFIIILPVIIWNIQNDWSSFAYQSSHVVGSSTIDWNGFVTSLGAQIGAYNPFLAPLAFYGLYKALMSKNSTLFLTALFGLVMIVFFTYASLYKPALPHWSALFYMLFIPIGTFYILQVSTKYLKFAIGFGLILSTISYAELGFKFIPQPDYKSLHRDIYGWNTIMKKANEHIKDKKTQAIALTNWTLASRALYYNRNFNSRVYLIDDRDDQFDVWEKEKPFGKDLIIINTDAFKKEINTYMKCDKVVKLSEFDIILNNSKVNTIELIRCNNYQGLR; from the coding sequence ATGATCTTAGTAAATAACCCTCACAAAAATTTCCTTTATTTTATTAGCTTTGTAGCCCTCTTACGGCTCGCTTTAGCTCCATTTGTGGGGCTTGGTGTTGATGAAGCTCACTATGTTCTTTATGCTCTAAACTTAGATTTGAGTTATTTTGATCACCCTCCTTTAGTTGGTTGGGTTCAGTATATTTTTACCTCTATTTTTGGCACGAATGAGTTTGGTGCTAGAGTCGCGGCAATCATCATAGGTTTTGTGACCTCTATTTTTATTTATAAACTCATTTACGACATTAACAAAAACACAAATGAAGCTTTTATAGCAGTTTTAGCACTTCATGCTTCATTTCTTTTTAATGCTCTTTTTCTTATGCTAATGCCAGATACTCTACTATTTTTACTTATATTACCAATTATTTTTACAGTTATAAAAATTGAACAAAATAACACTTTATCTTCTTGGCTTGTGCTTGGAATTTTGTTAGGTTTAGCAGGTTTAGCAAAATATACAGCAATTCTTTTTATAGCTCCCATAATCATCTATATCATCATTAAAAAAAGATACGAGCTTTTTTATACACCAAAAATCATTCCATCTATCATCATAGCTTTTATAATAATTCTTCCCGTAATCATCTGGAACATTCAAAATGATTGGTCAAGTTTTGCTTATCAAAGTAGCCATGTAGTTGGAAGTAGCACTATTGACTGGAATGGTTTTGTAACTTCTTTAGGAGCGCAAATAGGAGCTTACAATCCTTTTTTAGCTCCTTTAGCTTTTTATGGTCTATACAAGGCTCTAATGAGTAAAAATTCAACTCTATTTTTAACGGCTCTATTTGGTTTAGTTATGATTGTGTTTTTCACTTATGCATCTCTATATAAACCTGCTCTGCCTCATTGGTCGGCTCTTTTTTATATGCTTTTTATTCCTATTGGAACTTTTTATATCTTACAAGTATCTACGAAATATCTAAAATTCGCTATTGGTTTTGGACTTATTTTAAGTACTATTTCTTATGCAGAGCTTGGATTTAAGTTTATTCCTCAACCAGATTACAAATCACTTCATCGTGATATATATGGTTGGAACACTATAATGAAAAAAGCAAACGAACACATCAAAGACAAAAAAACACAAGCCATAGCCCTCACAAACTGGACTTTAGCATCTCGTGCTTTGTACTACAACCGTAACTTTAACTCTAGAGTTTATCTCATAGACGACAGAGATGATCAGTTCGATGTTTGGGAAAAAGAAAAACCTTTTGGCAAAGATTTAATCATCATAAACACAGATGCATTTAAAAAAGAGATAAACACCTATATGAAGTGTGATAAAGTTGTAAAACTAAGTGAATTTGATATAATTTTAAATAACTCAAAAGTAAATACTATTGAACTTATTAGATGCAACAACTATCAAGGTCTTAGATGA